The sequence below is a genomic window from Kitasatospora kifunensis.
CGGCGGCGAGGGCGGCCACGGTGGCCGCATCGCCGTGGCCGCGGGCCAGTTGGTCGAGCTGGGTCTCGGCCAGCTTCGGGTCGGCCTGCGCGGGCAGCCCGGGGACCGGTGCCGGAGTGATCCGGTCCCGGATGGTGGTGATCAACCGCATGAGGTCTCCGCAGAAGACGGATGGATTGTCGAAACCGGCGCCGCTGCGCCAGCGGTGCGCGTACAGCCCGCCGCCGCAGCTGCGGACCACCGGGCAGGCCCGGCACTCCCGGCTCAACCCGGCCAGGCCGGACTGCCGGGCCATCATCCCCGGGTGGCGGGCGACCTCGTCCAGGGTGTTCGCGAAGATGTCGAATCCGGTCGCCGGAGCACCGTCGTAGGCCGTTTTGAGACTGTCGGCCTGCTCGAAAGTGCCATCGGTCTCGATCACCACCAGATCGGCCGGATCCAGGCCGAGCGACTCGGTGAGGCTGGAGGCGCCGCGCAGGGTGCGGTGGATCGAGTCGAAGGTGCGCACCGGGACCGGCCGGCCGAGCTCCAACCAGCGCTGATGAATGGTCAACAGCCAGTCGGCGTAGGGGTGCTCGCCCAGCGTGACGGGACGTTTCGGCAACGCGTCCCAGGTCGCGTGCGGGAGCAGGAAGTCGATCCGCGGCGGGTCCAGCGCGAGCAGCGCCTCCAGCACCGCGAGCGGGTCGTTCGCCACGTCGATGGTGCAGAGCAACCCGGCGTACAGCCCGCGGAACTCCGGCTCGCGCAGCAGCTCGATCGCCGCCAGCACCTGCCGGTGGCTGCTGCGCCCGTCGGCGAACCTGCGGTGGCGGTCGTTGGCCACCCGGTCGCCGTCGAGCGAGATCCCCACCTTGATCCCGAATTCGGCGAACAGCTCGCAGAAGCCGCGGTTCAGCCGCACCCCGTTGGTATGGATCCGCAGGTCAAGGGCGCAGTCCGGCGGCAGCGCGGCACGCAGGCCGCTCGCCGCCCGGCGCAGCAGCGCCGGGCCGGCGAGCAGGGGTTCGCCGCCGTGCAGCACCACGTGCACGGCGGGCAGCCGGTGGGCGAGCGCGTGTTCCGCGATCCGCCGCGCCGCCTGGTCGAGCACCCGGGTACTGACGGCCCTGGGACGCCCCCGCCAGCTGGTGTCCGCGTGTTCGTAGACGTAGCAGTGGTCGCAGGCCAGATCGCAGCGACTGTGCACTTTCAGCACGAACTGCGAGAAGGGCACCATCGAGCCAGGGTGCGTCATGTCGATCGCCGGGCGCTAGTGGGAGCGTCAGTTCAGCTGTCAGATCGATGAGTTGAAGGCTGCCACGGCCACCTGGCCGGAGTCGGCGCCGGGCAGGGCCCGGTGCAGGGCGGCGGTGAGCTCGTCCGCGCCGAGGGCGGAGAGGGTGTCGAGCGGCACCCGAGCCGCTGGTTGCGTGAGCTCGTCCACGGGCGTGATGTCCAGCACGGCGGCCATATCTGAGATCCCCTCAGACGATTCGATGCTTGAACGCACCGAAGTGTGGGTAGTGAGGGTATCGGGGGTGTAGCTCCGACACCGTAACTGTCACGCTACTCTCGATTTCCTCTGTCCAGTGCATGTTCACGCCGCGAGCTGCGACAACGCCACGGTGCCTGGGAACAAATCATCCCCGCGGGCGAGCGCTCGCTGGTCCGATCGGCGCAGCCGCCCTCCCCCCGCGCCCGGCCGGCGTCTACCCGCGCGCGGACGCCCGGGGCGAGGGGACGCCGGAGGGCGCCAGGGGGTGGCAGGGCCCGCGGCGCGGCCTACGGACAGAGCCGCTCCACCGTCCAGCCGTCCGGGCCCGCCGTGTACCGCAGCCGGTCGTGCAGCCGGTTGGTCCGCCCCTGCCAGAACTCGACGGTGCGCGGGATCACCCGGAAGCCGCCCCAGAACGGCGGCACCGGCACTCCCTCGCCCTCCGGGTAGCGCGAGGCGAGCTCGGCGAAGCGCTGCTCCAACACCTCGCGCGAGGCCACCGGGCTGGACTGCTCGCTGGCCCAGGCGCCCAGCTGCGAACCGTGCGGGCGGGTGCGGAAGTAGGCGGCGGTCTCGTCCCGTCCGGTGCGCTCGACGCTGCCGGTGACGATCACCTGACGCTCGATCGGATGCCAGGGGAAGAGCAGCGCGGCGTTGGGGTTGGCGGCCAGCTCGGTGCCCTTGCGCGAGCCGTAGTTGGTGAAGAAGACGAAGCCGCGCTCGTCCACTCCCTTGAGCAGCACGGTGCGGGCGCTGGGCCGGCCCTCGGCGTCGGCGGTGGAGAGCACCATGGCATTGGGTTCCACCAGCCCGGCCTGCTCGGCCTGGGTGAACCAGCGGTCGAACTGGGCGACCGGATCGGGGGCCAACTCCTGCTCGGCCAGGCCCTCCTCGGCGTACTGACGGCGCATCCGGGCGAGGTCGGGGACGGAGGTCTGGTGCGCGGGCTGGGCGCGTTCCGGGGTCTGCACGCCAACATCATCCCGTACGACAAGCGGCGGACCATGCGCCGCCTATGGAATCTCGACATCGAGAGATATGGTGGCTCGCCATCGCTCGACCCCTGCGATCCGCCGGATTGTCCGGTACGCACCGGCCTGTCCCGGAAGATCCTGGAGACATACCGGTTTCGACAGGAAATCGAGCGCCCACTGGGGAAACATCACCGCCGTGGTGTATGGCGCAATGCACCCAGTGCCTGCCACCCTGGCACTGAGTGCCAAACACCAAACGGTCACCGGCCCGCCGCCCCACCACGGCGCACGGCCGGTCACGTCACTGAGGAGCCGCGTCATGTCCGATTTCGTACCCGGGCTTGAGGGAGTCATCGCTTTCGAGAGCGAGATCGCCGAGCCGGACCGCGAGGGCGGTGCGCTGCGCTACCGCGGCGTGGACATCGACGACCTGGTCGGCCACGTCTCCTTCGGGAACGTCTGGGGCCTGCTGGTGGACGGCAAGTTCAACCCCGGTCTGCCCTCCGCCGAGCCGTTCCCGATCCCGGTGCACTCCGGTGACATCCGGGTCGACGTGCAGTCCGCGCTGGCCATGCTCGCGCCGGTCTGGGGCCTCAAGCCGCTGCTCGACATCTCCGCCGAGCAGGCCCGCGACGACCTCGCCCGGGCAGCGGTCATGGCGCTGTCCTACGTCGCCCAGTCGGCCCGTGGCCAGGGCCTGCCGATGGTCCCGCAGAGCGAGATCGACAAGGCCGAGACCGTGGTCGAGCGGTTCATGATCCGCTGGCGCGGTGAGCCGGACCCCAAGCACGTCAAGGCGATCGACGCCTACTGGACCTCGGCCGCCGAGCACGGCATGAACGCCTCCACCTTCACCGCCCGGGTGATCGCCTCCACCGGCGCGGACGTCGCCGCGGCGCTCTCCGGCGCGGTCGGCGCGATGTCGGGCCCGCTGCACGGCGGCGCCCCCTCGCGCGTGCTCGGCATGATCGAGGAGATCGAGCGCACCGGCGACGCCGCCGCCTGGGTCAAGAACGCGCTGGACAAGGGCGAGCGCCTGATGGGCTTCGGCCACC
It includes:
- a CDS encoding FxsB family cyclophane-forming radical SAM/SPASM peptide maturase, with the translated sequence MVPFSQFVLKVHSRCDLACDHCYVYEHADTSWRGRPRAVSTRVLDQAARRIAEHALAHRLPAVHVVLHGGEPLLAGPALLRRAASGLRAALPPDCALDLRIHTNGVRLNRGFCELFAEFGIKVGISLDGDRVANDRHRRFADGRSSHRQVLAAIELLREPEFRGLYAGLLCTIDVANDPLAVLEALLALDPPRIDFLLPHATWDALPKRPVTLGEHPYADWLLTIHQRWLELGRPVPVRTFDSIHRTLRGASSLTESLGLDPADLVVIETDGTFEQADSLKTAYDGAPATGFDIFANTLDEVARHPGMMARQSGLAGLSRECRACPVVRSCGGGLYAHRWRSGAGFDNPSVFCGDLMRLITTIRDRITPAPVPGLPAQADPKLAETQLDQLARGHGDAATVAALAAGQLDLTRRLLAAVGPAAGQAWQLLAELDTEAPAAVDAVLAHPYVRAWAVRRLRGAGAGEQGGVGGAGGERGGPGADLGGLAEIAAAALVRSGRAVELAVPVRGGAVHLPTLGRVLVGGSGQALVRGGSEGFTVRQCGGAEQVIGFDQCGGERWLPVRRLAFAGGWSVALEDTDPQRDSHSWPIEQRLTDEELANWSGALREAWELTLRDLPQYAAGIAVGLSTVTPLRQGPGGRQVSAAARQAFGAVGVARPATAPILALLLAHEFQHVKLGAVLDFHDLYDRADQRRFHAPWREDPRPLEGLLQGTYAHLAVTEFWGTRVAAYQGVGGEAAEHARGQLALWRGHTDRAIDTLCGSGSLTALGERFAAGMRATVAPWLSVPVGAAAEARAAAALAEPVRPVAVVSS
- the fxsA gene encoding FxSxx-COOH cyclophane-containing RiPP peptide — encoded protein: MAAVLDITPVDELTQPAARVPLDTLSALGADELTAALHRALPGADSGQVAVAAFNSSI
- the pdxH gene encoding pyridoxamine 5'-phosphate oxidase, with product MRRQYAEEGLAEQELAPDPVAQFDRWFTQAEQAGLVEPNAMVLSTADAEGRPSARTVLLKGVDERGFVFFTNYGSRKGTELAANPNAALLFPWHPIERQVIVTGSVERTGRDETAAYFRTRPHGSQLGAWASEQSSPVASREVLEQRFAELASRYPEGEGVPVPPFWGGFRVIPRTVEFWQGRTNRLHDRLRYTAGPDGWTVERLCP
- a CDS encoding citrate synthase 2 encodes the protein MSDFVPGLEGVIAFESEIAEPDREGGALRYRGVDIDDLVGHVSFGNVWGLLVDGKFNPGLPSAEPFPIPVHSGDIRVDVQSALAMLAPVWGLKPLLDISAEQARDDLARAAVMALSYVAQSARGQGLPMVPQSEIDKAETVVERFMIRWRGEPDPKHVKAIDAYWTSAAEHGMNASTFTARVIASTGADVAAALSGAVGAMSGPLHGGAPSRVLGMIEEIERTGDAAAWVKNALDKGERLMGFGHRVYRAEDPRARVLRRTAKELGAPRFEVAEALEKAALEELHNRRPDRVLATNVEFWAAIMLDFAEVPAHMFTSMFTCARTAGWSAHILEQKRTGRLVRPAARYIGPGPRSPQEIEGFDSIAH